A single genomic interval of Eurosta solidaginis isolate ZX-2024a chromosome 3, ASM4086904v1, whole genome shotgun sequence harbors:
- the LOC137245262 gene encoding uncharacterized protein, whose protein sequence is MKPFARDINPEKGKYNKHISRGRIRIEIAFGILAAQWRIFQNPINLMPENAKKVVLATVVLHNFLRFHKVNTREQDPNPPSNLNSISREVLNTSNASTQQALQNTLCNYINEYR, encoded by the exons ATGAAACCTTTCGCAAGGGATATTAACCCAGAGAAAGGAAAGTACAACAAGCATATTTCTCGTGGTCGTATACGTATCGAAATAGCATTcg GTATACTGGCGGCACAATGGAGAATATTTCAGAACCCCATTAATCttatgcctgaaaatgctaaaaaa GTTGTGTTAGCAACGGTTGTACTTCACAATTTTCTTCGTTTTCATAAAGTGAATACAAGAGAACAAGACCCAAATCCACCAAGTAATTTGAACAGCATTAGTCGCGAAGTTTTGAACACATCAAATGCTTCCACTCAACAAGCATTGCAAAACACTTTGTGTAATTACATTAATGAATATAGATAA